GTACCTAATAAAGGTGATCTCTATAACCTTCATCTGTAAAAGAGAATGACATTTTCAGAAGAGCATTTTTTCAGTCTCATACCAAATGACAGATAATGTGGCTGCAGGGTTGAGTTCCTGCTTTCTGAAGAGGCCacgaaaaaaaaattcctttgctcTTTGTGGTTGAAAGACAGGGAGATGAGTTGGCTGCTGTCCCAGTGTGTGGAGGTTCTCACTGAGATCAATGGGAAGGGTATTTGGAGGCATACATTTCAAAAGCTTTTGTGGAACTTTGAAAGTGAAATGACCCAGAGTTTGAAGAGTGACACTGATCACAAGAGAGAAGGTTTTTTCACAGTACTGCTTTAGGCTCTCCCAGGGGATCTCCTAGAACCACCAGCACTAACCATGTTCCTTTTGCTTGCTTGCAGCTGTTGTGGCCACCACGACTGCCACTACAGTGGTTCACACTCCCTATCCCCAACAGCAGGGGGTGGCACCCACCTACCCAGTAGCTCCATATCAAGGCTATCAGCCTGTGGCTATCCAGCCACAGCCCGGGATGCCAGTAGCACCATACCCTGCACAGTACCCTCCCCCTTACCCCATGCAGCCATCAGGACCTCCAGCTTACCATGAAACCGTGGCAGGTAAGGCAGCCCTGAGTGTTCCTTCATCTCTTAAATAGCTAGAGGCAGTAGCTTTGGAGGCAGTCTTGTGAAATTTCCATGTATTTTCTCTGACGTTTATCAAGTTACAGTGGATGCTGTAATTCACCCTTGCTGAAATTTCTCTATCACCGTTTCTAAGTTGTGTTGCCAAAGGAGAGGTAGCTGGAGCTGTGTAGCAAAGTTTGGTGGTAAGTGGGACTGTCAGCGGATCCAGTAGAATGTTCTACTAATTCAGTTGGAATTTCATGTTAAAATGAGAATCCAGTTAACATCTGGTATAGTAGTTGGGTGTTTCTGCATGCTCCTTCTAATCTAGTATTCACTAATTTTTTTCAATCTGTATACTGGTGGCATTTTCTAGTGTTTCTTGTCTGGAATGTTTCTAGAATTCAGTCTGATCAACCTCAGACAAATTTTCCTAATGACTAGCAGTTAAAATTAgcagaatcttttttttccttctgccatgACACTGTTTTCATTCAGCTTCGTTGTTGTCACTAAcatctgcttctgctggtgATAGCCATTCTCTGAACAGTTGCTCCCTGGCTTTCCAGAGAGCCCAAAACTAGGCTGTTACCTTGTCCTAAGATCTTGAAGCCCTCTTATAAAGCACTCTGTTTATCCTTTTAACTAAAAAGCAAAGCATAGTCATGAATAGTAGATAATGCCTGTAGAAAATAACTCTTCTGTGACAACTGTTATATGAATATAAAGTGGCTGTTCATGGTCTCAGGCATTTGTAAACCAGTCAGAAATTGTATGTTAACTGTGCAAACCAGCCTGTGTGTAAAGACACAGACTTGGCTGGCCTGTTGACTTTTATGTTGCTGTTGCAAACTCTAAAGAAGCTCTGAAGAGTTGTATGGGATTAGCCTAGAGTGCTTTGGTTTTATTATCATGTGGTGGAGCCAATAAACTgatccttctgcttctcttgctCTCTGGTTTCTCAAACTGTTGCTGGTTTATGagttcttaaaatatttttatttcttcttgggAAATGGTAAAACACTTAATCACATTGCCAGCTGAGAATGCCTCAACGTGAGAGCTCTTTACTTCATTGCTCTTGGCTATTGACCAAAGGGCAGCCTCTTAAGTAGGTCACAGGCAAGGGAACGAATACTTGCTGGTCACACAGGAGCTAAAGCCACTCCCTTCAACAGATCAGCCAGGGATAACCACACACACCCTCCAGGCATCTGATCAGGTGCTGCATTATATGAACTAACCTGTGCTGTTTTACACTCCTGAAAACTAAGATGCCCTTTGAGAGCAGTTTATCTCAGACTACTAGAAAATAAGGCTATCTTCTGAGTGATGCACATCTAGTCTATAAGTCAAACTCTTGGATGTGCTCAGGAGTGATGagatacttattttttttttcctttaactttTTTAATGAACTCTCTGACATTTACcaagaaaatgtttctcctgGAGGAATCCTAAGATGCTTTCTCCAGTCCTCTTTCTTTTGTCTGGtgctttattttcacttttctgcatACTGTCAGATATATCCTAGCTTTGTACATCTCTGACTTCCACTGACTGGTTTTTTGGATCCAAGCTGTTCCTTTTTGGTTGTATTATTTTAGACTATGTTATCCCCTGAATGCTAACCATGTGCCTGTGGCTGCCATAGTAGACACGCACACTTAAGCatcaaaaaaaccaccccaaacacaAGAACAAAGGTTTTTGTGATCTTTGGAAATGCAGATACTTTCTGGGTTAGCACAAACTATTCTCAGGTCCAGCTAAGGTGCATAGTAAGTTGAACCTCTTAACCGTGTGCTCAAAATGGAAGTTGCCATTCTAGCTACAGAATTCATTTAGAGTGTAGATTTTACCAACctgtgttttcttgttttgcttttgcagctggtgctggagcaccttACCCAGTCAGCCAGCCCCCTTACAACCCTGCTTACATGGATCCTCAGAAGCCCACCTATTGAAAAGATCCACTGTGCTTCTCCATGTTTTAAGTATAATTTGTGCTGTTTACACTGTGCAACTCTAGTAGACTTCTCTGGAAGACAGCAAACTTTTGTCTAAATTGAAGTTAATCCAGTATCTTTTCTTCTGTAATGCTTTGAGTATGAGGAAGGAGTCTTTTTCTTGCAGAAGTTGTTAAATTTATACCTCAAGCAAATACAAAGAGAGATTTTGCTCTATATAGAATGAGAAAAGCATGCAGAAAGagtattccagaaaaaaaaagaaccacaaGAACATTTGCTGTGCAATAATTTTGAGCATTCTCAAACACCCAAAGCTGCAGCAATCTTTTGCACAGTATTTAAACATAACTTAGTCTCTATAAAATCTACCTGATCGATGTTATGTGTGTTCTGCCTGTTACTGTGGTTAGGTAAGAGACTATGTAATACATTGCATTTACCATTCAAAgggaattttccttttttgaaacACGTTTGCCTTCAGTAAGGGGTACAGCAAACCATATTTAGCTGTCTTTGGAGTAGttgcatttttctgtgctgaGTAGCATGAGTTGATAATTTCCTTGTGTTCTTCCCTGGGGTTTtagggtttgggattttttaaaattttggtgatttgtttgttttggttgattagtcattttggtttgtttttcttttttaataattgTGCCTTCATTGAGTGTTTTCTCAGGCCATTTTAATTTATAACCAGAAATtaacaacaaaccaaactctCTGCCACTTAGCAGAACAAATAAATCAAAAGGTGAAAACCTGTGAGTTCTTTATAAAATGGTTGGACAAGTATTTGTTGACCAAGTAGTTCTGGACAAGCTTACAGAATTCATGTGTTGTTGGTGAGTTTGGAAATAAAACCAGCACCTTAATCTTATGTTGAACAGAAGTACCTGCCAGTGTTTAGTCCTGCCTCATCACGGGGAAGGAATTAGTTTTGCAGGAGAGATGGGATGTCAGAAATAGATGGTGTTATTTAAATGTTTGGAGTTTGTTGTTGCCTGTGTCTAGAGGAAAGTGTAGGTGGCAGGAACCTACGAGTGAGATGTACATAAAATCAATCTGCTTTTGAATAATAGTATTCAGGGGGGGATAAGAAATCCAAGCCCAACAGGCAGTAGAGCTGAAACCTCCTTTTTGTCTTCAGCGTTCCCatagagctgagcagagaaggagaaggcagggaaaggcAGGATTTGGACACATGGAGGCAATGTGTTCTCAGGAAGGTAGTGCTTGCAGTCATGAAACACCTTGAGACTACTACCAGTGTTAGCAAAGCTTTTGGCTCTGTACACCTTGtaattttacttattttaattCCCTCTACAATTCTGTCTTTTCTACCATTGAAatacagctctgctgaggagcaCCAAATTGTGCAGTCTGTTGTAGGTATCACTGAGGCATCACTGGTGAAATAATTTTGACATATTGCATACACtgacttgacttttttttttttttcagagaagccATTAAGCCATTTGTGCTCCTGTTCCACCTTTGGGGTGTACTAACTGTTTGAAAACATTAGTGGTGGAATTGTTTTACCTCATAAtgatggatagaaactgcagctgtCAAAGGCAGCCTTATTTATCTTCCTGAGTTTTGAGTTTAGTTCTGGGTTATTCCAGTTGCTTTTTCAAGAAAGTCTTCAGGGCATTTCAGAAGAAACTTGCAGGAAGTTTTTTATCATTCTGATTCATGCCAACCTGTGCCACTCTGTGTTACACCTTTGTGTCAAAATCAGTAGCATGAAACGGTGCCAGGAGGCACTCAGAGCATGCACACCCTGTATCTGTgtgttcctcctccttcctgccttGTCAGCTCAGAAACTGGGCAATGCTTCATTACACTGCTAGCAGTTATGTGAGAGAATCAAAAATAGACCTCCTCCTGTACAGAGGATGAGGTGGTTTTCTAGAAATGTGGAATTTTTGGGTGGGAGGGCAGTGAGTAACTGCAGAAATAATGCCCTTGCTATAGATCCTACCCCTATACATTTATTGACAGAAATAATCCAGCAGCTGCCCGGGTGGAGCCTGGCCAGTGCTCCATCTCAGAGCACAGGTAACATGTTCTGGTGTTGATGAAGTTTTTACTCTGTACcactcttcctttcctccatctGATGTGACAATGAGTACAGGTCATGGCAGCGTTAGCAGTGTTGTTTGGCTTATGAAAGGAAAATCTGCACTTTCCTGAGATGTTGGCTCAGTCATCTGCCATCATCCTAAGAAAAAGATAGTAGGAAAGTGAAGTGGTAACAATAACAGAGGCGCTTAAATGTCTGAAGTTTTGGTGTAGATGTTCTACAGACCAAATAAATTGCCCTGAACACCACTGTGTGTGGAGTGGTGAGGGGAGATGAGGGATAGGGTTAAAGAGCTTGGAAATTTAAACCTTTCCTTCAGTCAACAGATGgttataataaatatataaagtgAAGAGATGAATCATTAATCTAGAACAACTTGAGTAGCAGTTCAGCTACTTCAGTGACAAAACTCATTGAAAGAAAATGGTCCACTTACCTCACATCATAATTGGAGCAGTTAATCAGATCTTTTCTTATTGTTAGTGTATCAATCATCATTAACAATAAGGTGCAGGACcaaattttgcttttgttgttgccATGCAACCCATTGATACTTGGTTTTTGTATAGTTCATTATAGAAAAGCTATATAGTGTTAGAAAAGATGGAGAAGCTTCAAACTTTTAGTTGATGGAGTGCTTCAACAGCATTGCTGTTGTGTCAGCCCAAGTAATCACTTTGCCTTCACATCAAACCAGTTACCCACAGTGCTCTAGGGGAGGGGGGATGGAATTAAAACTTCAATGTTGAAAGAgtatgttatttttttgttttgtttaattctgTAAGTGCCTttgtttcagaaatgttttgtgAAATTAAAGATAGTAGAATATTCTGTTGTACTGATTTTACTAGATAACCATTGTTGATTTTTATTACATACTGTAACCTAGCTTTGTGTGTTGTTTGTAGTTTAAACCTACATATCCAAAAGAAATGGCATAAACTCTATGCACCTTTGTAATAAATGCTGTGTTTGAAGTACATTCTATCGATTTGTTTCCCTTAGCCCTTAATCTGAGCGTTATTTAAGGGAGTATCTGCAAAAGCACATTTTACTTCAACGTGTTTGACAGCCAGTGCTACCAAGTGTACTTTTAAGTCATCCTGTGGCATGAATATCACTTTTGGTAATGGAGACTGAAGCCTAATCAAATATAGGTCACAGCATAAAGCAAGGACAACACAAGCTCTTGCATGATATTCTGATGATTCAAAGCTAATCTAAAAGGATTGCTTCTGAGGCCTTGTCAAGCCTAAGGAGTAAAAGATGCATGAAGTTTGAATGCATTAGCTAACAAATCCCAAGACATTTCAAAAGTCTAGTGCAAAGTGGTAGACTTCAAAGAAGTCGGTAGTTTGATTCAAGTTTAATATCTTCTCAATATGTATTTTGACTTTGAGTAGCATACTTCATTTATCAGCTTGACAATTCACTTGTCAGCTTGAccatttcacaggatcacaggatgttaggggttggaagggacctcaggagatcaagtccaacccccctgccagagcaagaccatagaatctagcacaggttgcacaggaatgcatccagatgggtcttgaaagtctccacagaaggagactccacaacctctctgggcaagtctgttccagtgctctgtgaccctcacggtgaagaagttcctcctcatgttgaggtggaacctcttgtgctaTAGTTGATAtgcattatcccttgtcctatcactggactgagaagagtctgtcccctccctcttgagacccagccctcagatatttataaacatttattaaatcccttctcagtcttctccagactaaacagccccagggctctcatcctctcctcagGAGCTCAACAAGTGGTAAGTGATGCTTTCCACTCCATGTAAAAACATTTATGCTGATGGTTTAGTTTACTTTCCAtagctttcaggaaaaaaacaacaaaactttcAAAAGGTTGTGTTCATATCCTTGTCTCATTAGTCTTTcacctgaaaatattttctttgagcATGTCAAGAATGCTTTTTTTATGATACCAAGTAGTGTTGAATTGGTTGAGGGTGCTCAGTGTATAGTAATGACCTTGAATTGCCAGTTAAGTTTCCAATGTAGGAtttaaaggaaaaggaggaacaCAAGAGTTGTTTATCACAGAATAATCAGGTAGTTTTGTAATGTTCCTTGTTGAACTGAATGCAATTGCAAGGCATTTCAGTTGCAGGCTGACAGTGTGTTGCAGGTGAAACATAGGTTGTTTCCCTTccatttttctctcattttctcaGAGTTTCTACTAGAAAACTTGGGGCAGCAGACAATGTATGctcctggaaaacaaacaattaGTACTTGGGCTAGAAATTACACTAGGAAATTGCAGTTACTTCTGAAGTTTTTGTTGTCACTACTACTTAGttcatctgtttttcttttcccatgacTTTTTAGCAGGCACATTTGTGCTGAATTTGAGAAGTGGTACACAGAGAAGCCTCTTTCTGTTCAAAGAAGAGCTGtgtgccttcccttctctctgcatATAGATCTGAGGAACAGGAGCTAGTGTTCTGTTTGAAACCTTCAGATTTCCTTCAGCAAGTGCTCAGTGTTTCAAAGGTACCTTGGTTCTCTAAAACTGCAGCAAAATGTATAATAGAGAAACCTACTTAACTAAAAAGTTAAGAGCCTGGGTTAGCTGAGTAATACTGCTGGTTATATGTTCACGAAGTTAATCAGCTGTTCATGATATTGTGAATTTTTCCAGAACAAAACTTGGCAGGTACCTTAAAACCCGTGGCAGGGCTCCATGGAGGAGCTGGAcacaaaggagggaaaaaatttAGTAATTACTCCCAGACAAACAATTCTCTCCGATTTTATTTTCAAGCACAGAAACTTAGTATCCTATCTAGGCATGTAGAATAACTTGCCAGGTTTGCTTTAGCCAGTGGTTTGGGTCTTGTTTTTCCCCTCTGGTTACCATTTGACCTCTTGTTGGTATGGCCTGCATCACAGGAGCCTGGTCAGATTTGCAGCTTTTATTTAAGGTGTGTATGCAGGGTGCGGGTGGTGGGAAGTAACTATGTTAAACTTGAAAGAGGTGAGataaagctgaagaaaattAGTAACTTTATGCTTTCAAGAGCTCAGGCATCTGTATTGAAAGTCTCCTCTGCTTCACCTTTTTGATGACAGTCTCCACTAAGGGTGAATTAGCCATGTGACAAAAGATATCCTTCTGTTGTAAAGTGATTTGTTTAGGCTTGAGACACAGCTCAAGTACTCTTGTCAGTAACGGATAACAAGGAGGCTCTGGCTGGCATGGTGAGGCACAGGTCCTCCCTGGCTTCCCCAGGGCTGCATTGGGAGCAGTGGCATTTCCATTTCAGTGCTGTCTCTCCGCTCCTGCAAGCCCACAAGTCCTGTGGCTGTTTCACTGGAGTGAAGAACAGTTCAAGGTATGCATAAATTAACCTCTGATATCCCATTTTCCTTACTGCAGTCAAAACAACTTTTAAGCCTGTTACTGGAGACTTCACTGTGACATTTCTTGCTCTTGCAGTTGGTTCCTGTGGAAGGTTAGTTCAAGGTGAACTAACCTGCTGCAGAGACACTCTGCTCAGCatatcaagaatcaagaatcaagaaggttggaagagacatcaaggatcatcgagtccaacctgtcaccctacacctcatgcctatctaaaccatggcaccaagtgccacgtccaatcccctcttgaacacctccagggatggtgactccaccacctccctgggcagcacattccaatggccaaccactctctctgtgaagaactttctcctcacctccagcctaaacctcccctggcgcagcttgaggctgttttgcTCCTTGTTTGAGACATATTGCTCCTTGTTTGCAGTTAAGCTTTGTACTGAGTGTTGGCCCTTGCTCTTGGAAGCATTTTCATACATGCAGGCACGGTAGGTTTGTGTGCCTTCATAAAGCTCGCAGACCACCTGTTCTTATCAGTCTGCTAAATGTTAATCAGTGATACATAGTTTTTAACAGCTTACACCACAAATGTGTTTGCATTTGCTGTTAAATTCACAGCAGATAATAGTTTTCACACAGGCAGATAAGAACTGCTACATTTGACCCCAATACATATAACCATAAATAATAATTCTGCCTGCAATATAAACCCCTAATTCAGTGCTTAAAGTTACTGTTCTaagagctcagcacagctcaacCTTCTTAAGCAGCACACGCTTGTGGGATTAATACGAGTAGAGCCAAGTTGTGTCAGGTGTGGCATGCTATGTGATGAGAGATTCTGTATTTGCATCTTCACCTACTACAGCTTGCTttataaaaatgtgttttgaggCCTAACATGACCACAAGACAGTTGCTTGTCTGTGGAAGTTTGCTTTGATTTGGGGCAGCACTAGACTTAGAGGCCCCCTCCATCCTCAACTGGTCGATGATTTTTATGAActgtagaaaataaaaagtgttaCCTGGGCAAATTTACTCAGTATTTAAGTCAGTGCAGCATCATGTACTTACCTCTGtacacagctccagcagaaaTAAATGCTGTGTGTTTGAATCCATCCAGTACCTCAGGTCCTCGAATTGCCTTGGCAGTGCAGAAAGAGCTCCTCCTGTGCTGTTCAGGGGGAGTAGatcatcctcctcctttttGCAAACAGCTGCTCAAGTACTGGGTGAGCTAGTTGAGATGGTTGCTTTCTTCAGCTCTAGCCTAGCTTTGGTCTTACCTACTCCACTCCATGTGGTTAATTGGAAAAAGCCAGCTATACTTAGCTCAGCTTTCAGCCAAGGGGAAACTCTAGTTGCCATCCCTATGAGCAAAAATACTGCtggatggctgctgctgcttgaggaATGTGATGATTGTCTAGAACATGACTAGGGGCTTCTGTTGTTGCTCAGTGCTTTACTAGTCAGTCCTGTGACTGTGCTTGATGCCAAAGTAAATTCCTTTTCTCATTTAATACAGAGGCACATTATCTGTAATGTGTGTGGAAAACGCAAACTGGCCTTGAAATAGAAGCTGCTATGCTGTGAATTCTTCAGGGAGTATCTGATAAGCATAGTCTGAGTTCTGTTATTTCTAGGTCATGAAGGTAggaaaccattttttttcaggGCGATGATGAGCTACTGCATACATGCTTGGATGTCTTTAATCTCAAGTGAATGTAAAGGAAAGAATGACTGCAGGTCAGTACAATCCAGCAATAACCTTTAGAAAACATGGTCAAGGTAATCAACAGATAATGAGTTATGGTAGTTGTCTGCCTTTTCTCTTCAGGAGAGCAGCCTCATTCTCCTTAGGAGCATGAACTACTTTTTCACTTACAGAAAATGCCTTCATTTCTAAAAGCTATGGTTTAATTTTCAAATACTGTGATGCTACTATCATTTCTACTGGCAAAAGTGTTAAGGGTCTGGGTTGGTTTGTGTGTAGCCTGGGCTATACCACTTTGAAGTCAAAACTGGGAATCTTCAGAGGGTAGCTGTCCATGTTAGGGTGTTGTCTGTCAGAGTGGGTGGATGGGAGGAGATGCAGTGCCAGGAGGGAGCAGTTAGAGCTGTTGTAGCATTTTTTCCCACAGATAACACTTCTGTTTATATGAACAGTCAtacatttttcccttttaccAAGCTGCCACACACACGCCCTTTAGATGAGGCCAGGCATTCTTTAACCAAGTTTTTGTAACTGAATTGCTTCACAAATTTGATTCCTTAACTGCTTTCATCCAAACTCTTAACACTTTGTTTGTTTACCCAGAGGAGGAGTTTAATGCATTTTATTCCTATAAACCAATTGTTTAGAGAAATTACGAGGTGACAACAGCATGGAGCAGTTGATAAGTGATGGCAGGTCACAGCATTATGACTATCATGTCGTTGTTAGGACAGCTGTAAGTCTGCCACTCACAGCAGGCTTACTGCCAGGTGCTGCCTCACCACTGCTCCTGCACATAGGACTATTTATAAGGAGTTATCTTAGTCTTTCAGTTTTGATTAAGGAATAGGCTTCTACCTGACATTCTCAAGCTCCCCTCTTTTATCCTGAGGGCTAGAAATGCTGTGGGTTCGGTTTTAAAAGTGGACAACTGAAACG
This genomic stretch from Indicator indicator isolate 239-I01 chromosome 15, UM_Iind_1.1, whole genome shotgun sequence harbors:
- the SHISA5 gene encoding protein shisa-5 isoform X3 gives rise to the protein MVRYCCSNPVLRYDSWKSSCDLLKAGALGSSSFSDMQLFSDPDIYISSDPSFGTLIAIGVTVCAVIIVTIVLCLTCSCCCLYKACRRPRPVVATTTATTVVHTPYPQQQGVAPTYPVAPYQGYQPVAIQPQPGMPVAPYPAQYPPPYPMQPSGPPAYHETVAAGAGAPYPVSQPPYNPAYMDPQKPTY